A genomic window from Periophthalmus magnuspinnatus isolate fPerMag1 chromosome 16, fPerMag1.2.pri, whole genome shotgun sequence includes:
- the LOC117383999 gene encoding uncharacterized protein LOC117383999: protein MASSSITKLGGVIVVTQVIPQDEKNGVALKDTPSPDPATPTDAQAPPTSTEVPQSTLKKMDKMTAEFLLGEPIIMGVFQLFLGLVCVLFGLTATFHRILLFHAPVCSSVIFVVAGCVTLVAAKSTTPFLVHLTAGWSMLSCLLSIGGVAYLSWLLSWPRPSEQLCNEFEYKECVEKHFMRLDTLVLGLQILFLVLLVMELIFSIIVSTFSIKASRQRRLQVLSESDSEESLLQSE, encoded by the exons ATGGCATCCTCCTCCATCACAAAATTGGGCGGCGTTATTGTGGTGACACAGGTGATCCCTCAGGATGAAAAAAATGGTGTGGCTCTGAAAGACACGCCCTCTCCTGACCCGGCCACTCCCACTGATGCCCAAGCCCCACCCACCAGCACTGAAGTCCCGCAATCTACCCTGAAGAAGATGGACAAGATGACGGCAGAGTTTCTGCTTGGTGAACCTATCATCATGGGG GTTTTCCAGTTGTTCCTTGGACTCGTCTGCGTTTTGTTCGGACTTACGGCAACGTTCCACAGAATCCTGCTGTTCCACgctccagtctgctcctctgtcata TTTGTTGTTGCTGGTTGTGTGACTCTGGTGGCCGCAAAATCCACGACTCCTTTTTTG GTGCATCTAACGGCCGGTTGGAGCATGCTCAGTTGTCTCCTGAGCATTGGGGGCGTGGCCTACCTAAGCTGGCTGCtatcctggccccgcccctcagAGCAACTCTGCAATGAATTTGAGTACAAGGAATGTGTCGAGAAACACTTCATGCGCTTGGAT ACCCTGGTTCTTGGTCTTCAGATCCTCTTCCTGGTTTTGTTGGTGATGGAACTGATCTTCTCCATCATCGTCTCCACCTTCTCCATAAAAGCATCCCGACAGCGTCGCCTGCAG gTTTTGTCTGAAAGTGACAGTGAGGAGAGTTTACTGCAGTCGGAATGA